A stretch of Bradyrhizobium sp. AZCC 2262 DNA encodes these proteins:
- a CDS encoding ADP-ribosylglycohydrolase family protein has product MLTATASRFEAHVLACLVFGVIGDATGTPTENLEPAEIEQRFGWVDWFEGDGTDDTIMRDLVASALIRTGGYADADHWAEEWRDRHDAIFGGKVGRFFPSVLHAAAKLRHGYAPRTIAAGTMPSSSSAMAIAPVGIVNAGNPRAAAAQAMEIASLIHVTDVAFCQDGAAAVAAAVAEALIPEATVDSVLKVSIAHLKPWSGGEMRSLITAALELADEAGDYKAFRDRYHLKFRQRIACDSRETVPASLAIVRLARGDPRLAACLGANFGRDADTIACIAAGICGALSGISAENTELVMRLPIEAQRAQADLASRLTAVTRSKMESELKAIARCPIGAR; this is encoded by the coding sequence ATGTTGACCGCCACGGCCAGCCGGTTTGAAGCCCACGTTCTGGCGTGCCTGGTGTTTGGCGTGATCGGCGACGCAACGGGAACGCCAACCGAGAATCTCGAGCCTGCCGAGATCGAACAGCGCTTCGGCTGGGTGGATTGGTTCGAGGGTGACGGAACCGATGACACGATCATGCGGGACCTGGTCGCCTCCGCGCTGATCCGCACCGGTGGCTATGCCGACGCGGACCATTGGGCCGAGGAATGGCGCGATAGGCACGATGCGATCTTCGGCGGCAAGGTCGGGCGCTTTTTTCCGTCCGTTCTGCACGCGGCCGCCAAGCTGCGCCACGGCTACGCGCCGCGCACCATTGCGGCGGGCACGATGCCGAGTTCGAGCTCGGCCATGGCGATCGCCCCCGTCGGCATCGTTAATGCCGGCAACCCGAGGGCCGCGGCTGCGCAGGCAATGGAAATCGCAAGCCTGATCCATGTGACGGATGTCGCATTCTGTCAGGATGGCGCGGCGGCGGTTGCTGCCGCCGTCGCGGAAGCGCTGATACCGGAAGCCACTGTTGATTCGGTGCTGAAGGTTTCGATAGCGCATTTAAAGCCGTGGAGTGGCGGGGAGATGCGGTCTCTGATCACGGCGGCGCTGGAACTTGCCGATGAAGCCGGCGACTACAAGGCGTTCCGCGATCGCTATCACCTCAAATTCCGGCAACGGATTGCCTGCGACAGCCGCGAAACGGTGCCGGCATCGCTCGCGATTGTCCGCCTCGCGCGGGGCGATCCGAGGCTTGCCGCCTGTCTCGGCGCTAATTTCGGGCGTGACGCCGATACCATCGCGTGCATCGCGGCTGGCATCTGCGGCGCGCTGAGTGGCATTTCGGCCGAGAATACGGAGCTGGTCATGCGCTTGCCGATCGAAGCGCAGCGTGCCCAGGCGGATCTGGCCTCGCGACTGACGGCCGTGACGCGCAGCAAAATGGAGAGCGAGTTGAAAGCAATAGCGCGCTGTCCGATCGGCGCGCGGTGA
- a CDS encoding carbohydrate ABC transporter permease: MWLFALPALLINVCIILIPALLTLAGAFFLWDGIGTPVWAGLANFRALFDDPVFWSALTNNFIWTAIFLIVPMCMALIMAAALMMVPHSRIVVQSIIFLPRILAAAITGRIFQGMIFSPATGLVGWLNGLGLSISDPLANPDRSLYAVAAVDIWHWWGFLAVVYFAAMRQISIDQIEAARLDGAGFFALLRYVLLPGIRPTLVLMMILTVIWSFQVFEFIYIVTQGGPAYGSEVLATLAYRQAFFANDIGKATAAACVMSLFGLGATSLYLWLQIREGARAA; this comes from the coding sequence ATGTGGCTGTTTGCGCTGCCGGCGTTGCTCATCAACGTCTGCATTATCCTGATTCCGGCGCTCCTGACGCTCGCAGGAGCGTTCTTCCTTTGGGACGGCATCGGCACGCCGGTATGGGCGGGACTGGCGAATTTCCGGGCCCTGTTCGATGATCCCGTGTTCTGGTCGGCGCTGACCAACAATTTCATCTGGACCGCGATCTTTCTGATCGTACCGATGTGCATGGCGCTGATCATGGCAGCCGCGCTGATGATGGTTCCACATTCCCGCATCGTGGTGCAATCGATCATTTTTCTGCCGCGGATTCTCGCTGCCGCCATCACCGGCCGCATCTTCCAGGGCATGATCTTCAGCCCGGCGACCGGACTGGTGGGTTGGCTGAACGGGTTAGGCCTGTCCATCTCGGATCCGCTCGCCAACCCCGATCGATCACTCTATGCCGTTGCCGCGGTCGACATCTGGCATTGGTGGGGATTTCTCGCGGTAGTGTACTTCGCCGCCATGCGGCAGATCAGCATCGATCAGATTGAGGCCGCGCGCCTCGACGGAGCCGGCTTTTTTGCACTCTTGCGTTACGTCCTGTTACCGGGGATACGACCTACGCTGGTGCTGATGATGATCCTAACGGTGATCTGGTCTTTCCAGGTCTTCGAGTTCATCTACATCGTGACCCAGGGCGGCCCTGCCTACGGCAGCGAAGTACTGGCGACGCTCGCTTACCGTCAAGCGTTCTTCGCAAACGACATCGGCAAGGCGACTGCCGCAGCTTGCGTGATGAGTTTGTTCGGTCTGGGCGCGACATCGCTGTATCTTTGGCTGCAAATTCGCGAGGGCGCGCGCGCCGCATGA
- a CDS encoding ABC transporter substrate-binding protein codes for MPVTRRQIVAAIPAAAVVASLPRARAVAQDGRKVVTFWFAQANSDGQAALHSNLVDAFNASQDKYLLQLEVKGAAVNNLLKVALLAGNGPDIVQTSGPSYLTGIANAGHLLPLDDFAARYKWKERFLPTLLNTGVYSDKLYALPRDYESMHLFYNKQLFSQNGWKVPTNRAEFEQVADAALAKGITPFSNGNADWKGVNEWLMTVFFNNVAGPDNVRKALGGELPWTAPPFVEAVDLSKAWYNKGYFGKNYFSLTNEQSFLQVVNGKAAMAWNGTWSFGTKSYGMSKPDTVMDVVPIPGLSDRVTEPLLHLACGATLSIAKTSPNAEGAAAVFEFMLSRKFYQDMNRDWPGKWALPIKDLPPDLLQGIGYPLFEKTIVSLQEAFSKGRYGFTTWTFWPNAANVYVMEGIEQVWLNRITTEAFLNRLQTVFAQELKEGKVPPLPPRSA; via the coding sequence ATGCCAGTCACCCGACGCCAAATCGTTGCTGCCATACCAGCCGCGGCCGTTGTGGCGAGCCTGCCGCGCGCACGTGCCGTGGCGCAGGACGGACGCAAGGTCGTGACCTTCTGGTTTGCGCAGGCCAATTCCGACGGCCAGGCGGCGCTGCACAGCAACCTCGTCGACGCCTTTAACGCCTCGCAGGACAAATATCTGCTTCAGCTCGAGGTAAAGGGCGCGGCGGTCAACAATCTCCTCAAGGTCGCGCTGCTTGCCGGCAACGGGCCCGACATCGTTCAAACATCGGGCCCGTCCTACCTCACAGGCATCGCCAATGCGGGCCACCTGCTGCCGCTCGACGATTTTGCGGCGAGGTACAAATGGAAGGAGCGTTTCCTGCCCACGTTGCTCAACACCGGCGTCTATAGCGACAAGCTCTATGCGCTGCCGCGCGACTACGAATCGATGCACCTGTTTTACAACAAACAGTTGTTCAGCCAGAACGGGTGGAAGGTTCCGACCAACCGTGCGGAGTTCGAGCAGGTCGCAGATGCCGCTCTTGCCAAGGGCATCACTCCGTTCAGCAACGGCAATGCCGACTGGAAGGGTGTCAATGAATGGCTGATGACGGTTTTCTTCAACAACGTCGCGGGACCCGACAACGTGCGCAAGGCGCTCGGCGGTGAACTGCCCTGGACCGCGCCGCCTTTTGTCGAGGCTGTCGATCTCTCCAAGGCCTGGTACAACAAGGGTTACTTCGGAAAGAACTACTTCTCGCTCACCAATGAACAGAGTTTTCTGCAAGTGGTGAACGGCAAAGCGGCCATGGCGTGGAACGGCACATGGTCGTTTGGCACCAAGTCCTACGGCATGTCCAAACCGGATACCGTGATGGACGTGGTTCCGATCCCCGGTCTGAGCGACAGGGTGACCGAGCCGTTGTTGCATCTGGCATGCGGCGCCACCCTTTCGATCGCAAAGACCTCACCGAATGCGGAAGGTGCGGCGGCGGTGTTCGAGTTCATGCTGTCGCGGAAGTTCTACCAGGACATGAATCGCGACTGGCCCGGCAAATGGGCATTGCCGATCAAGGACCTGCCGCCCGATCTGTTGCAAGGCATCGGCTATCCCCTGTTCGAAAAGACCATCGTCAGCCTGCAAGAGGCGTTCAGCAAGGGGCGGTATGGCTTCACGACCTGGACGTTCTGGCCGAATGCCGCCAACGTCTATGTCATGGAAGGGATCGAGCAGGTTTGGCTCAACCGGATCACTACCGAAGCTTTCCTCAACCGCCTGCAGACGGTGTTCGCCCAGGAATTGAAGGAAGGCAAGGTGCCGCCGCTTCCTCCCCGTTCGGCGTGA
- a CDS encoding LacI family DNA-binding transcriptional regulator: MRASTRTLGGRSARAGLRPTQKDIALAAGVSQAAVSLVLNKAETPSVPDTTRARILKVARAMGYQPNHPARMLRRARTMALACVVPDITNPFYPGLVRGVQSIAAPTGYDVLMFNTDGREDGEVRAVNWLLQGRADGVVGTFFHLPVPKLAALAGQGVPIVRLESQHKAGGDLPIDSVYIDNAEASAAMTRYLIERGHRRIAMILAEVGPSRQRALGYASVMRAAGLRPDVVTDSRYSEESGARAMSEILARGQERPTAIFGANDMLAVGAMVFARSAGLSVPGDIAIAGFDDIPAAKLLGLTTVRQPEFDLGALAARTLVERLQPGGLKLHGQSLELKFEIMKRSSA, encoded by the coding sequence ATGAGAGCGTCAACACGAACACTGGGCGGACGCAGCGCGCGCGCAGGACTGCGCCCGACACAAAAGGACATTGCGCTCGCCGCCGGCGTGTCGCAGGCGGCCGTGTCGCTCGTGCTCAACAAGGCCGAAACGCCGTCCGTTCCCGACACGACTCGGGCGCGCATCCTCAAAGTCGCCCGCGCAATGGGCTACCAGCCAAACCATCCCGCGCGCATGTTGCGCCGTGCCCGGACCATGGCGCTCGCCTGCGTGGTGCCCGACATCACCAACCCATTCTATCCGGGCCTCGTCCGGGGCGTGCAATCAATTGCGGCCCCGACCGGCTACGATGTGCTGATGTTCAATACTGACGGCCGCGAAGATGGCGAGGTCCGCGCCGTCAACTGGCTGCTGCAGGGACGCGCGGATGGCGTGGTAGGCACTTTCTTTCATCTCCCCGTTCCGAAGCTGGCGGCCCTCGCCGGACAAGGCGTTCCGATCGTGCGTCTGGAGAGCCAGCACAAGGCAGGCGGCGATTTGCCGATCGACAGCGTCTATATCGATAACGCCGAAGCATCGGCAGCCATGACGCGATACCTGATAGAGCGCGGACACCGTCGCATCGCCATGATCCTCGCCGAAGTCGGGCCGAGCCGGCAGCGAGCGCTGGGTTACGCCTCGGTCATGCGGGCTGCCGGACTCCGTCCCGACGTAGTGACGGACAGCCGGTATTCGGAAGAATCGGGCGCGCGTGCCATGAGCGAGATCCTCGCAAGAGGGCAAGAGCGACCCACAGCGATATTTGGCGCCAACGACATGCTCGCGGTCGGTGCGATGGTTTTCGCGCGTAGCGCAGGCCTGTCGGTTCCCGGCGACATCGCGATCGCCGGATTCGACGACATCCCCGCGGCGAAGCTGCTTGGCCTGACCACCGTCCGCCAGCCGGAGTTCGATCTGGGCGCGCTCGCCGCGCGCACACTGGTCGAACGGCTTCAGCCCGGCGGGTTGAAGCTGCACGGCCAAAGCCTCGAACTGAAATTCGAAATCATGAAGCGTTCGTCGGCTTGA
- a CDS encoding ADP-ribosylglycohydrolase family protein, with the protein MPAIPSDYAERVYAGVLGKLIGVYLGRPFEGWTYERIMQELGPINFYVNERRDVALRSHHLVVTDDDISGTFAFPRALADCGFPARISSEQIGNGWLNYIVEDRSVLWWGGLGNSTEHTAYLRLKSGIPAPQSGSIELNGKTVAEQIGAQIFIDGWAMASPGNPEQAAYLAEQAGRVSHDGESVHAAKLLAAIEAQAFVEVDIQKLLDVGLGFVPEDCLVRRVVEDVREWHAGDNRNDWERTRALIAERYGYDKFKGNCHVIPNHALIILATLYGADNFQSAMRIANTAGWDTDCNAGNVGCLFGIRRGLAGIDAGPDFRKPIADRMYISTADGGASITDAVIEANALIQAGHILAGSKAPAPVKNGARFNFEFPGSLQGFSVTSSGPAFLHDVEIGNVEGHSRDGRRSLAIGFRCLSQGRVARVATPTFFDKDVFTMPIYQLLACPTLYSGQHVECRVEAEPGAKDVSVRLFASVYNERDELGYIHGERQPLAPGGETILAWRVPDSGGYPIFEIGLELETQDSFGIDGKAYLDYLTWAGAPEVELRRPDNNQSTMWKHAWVNNVSQFETRWEGLRVANGEGIGFISQGTRDWRDYRVRSEITPLLARSWGLAARVQGRERYYALMFEAVDGGRVKLVKRDHDETILATDRFGWELDRPYAVELRLRGTEIQALIDGKEMFLVRDEDGQPLRGGAIGLVVDTGSIATQAVHVSPI; encoded by the coding sequence GTGCCAGCCATACCAAGCGACTATGCCGAGCGCGTCTATGCGGGCGTACTCGGGAAGCTGATTGGCGTCTATCTGGGGCGTCCGTTCGAGGGCTGGACCTATGAACGTATCATGCAGGAGCTCGGTCCGATCAACTTCTACGTGAACGAGCGGCGCGACGTCGCGCTGCGCTCACACCATCTCGTCGTGACCGACGACGATATTTCCGGCACCTTCGCGTTCCCACGCGCGCTCGCCGATTGCGGCTTTCCCGCACGCATCAGCTCAGAGCAAATCGGAAACGGCTGGCTGAACTATATCGTCGAGGATCGCTCGGTCCTGTGGTGGGGCGGCCTGGGCAATTCGACCGAACACACCGCCTATCTGCGGCTCAAGTCCGGCATCCCGGCGCCGCAGAGCGGCTCGATCGAACTCAACGGCAAGACCGTGGCCGAGCAGATCGGGGCTCAAATCTTCATTGATGGCTGGGCGATGGCGAGCCCCGGCAACCCCGAACAGGCCGCCTACCTCGCGGAGCAGGCAGGCCGTGTCAGTCACGATGGCGAATCCGTCCATGCGGCCAAATTGCTTGCAGCGATTGAGGCGCAGGCCTTTGTCGAAGTGGACATCCAGAAACTGCTGGATGTCGGTCTTGGATTTGTTCCCGAGGACTGCCTTGTCCGCCGCGTGGTCGAGGATGTTCGCGAATGGCATGCGGGCGACAACAGGAATGATTGGGAGAGGACTCGGGCGCTGATCGCAGAGCGCTATGGCTACGACAAGTTCAAGGGCAACTGCCACGTCATTCCCAACCACGCCCTGATCATCCTGGCGACGCTCTATGGCGCCGACAATTTCCAGAGCGCCATGCGCATCGCCAACACGGCAGGCTGGGATACCGATTGCAATGCCGGCAACGTCGGATGCCTGTTCGGCATCAGGAGAGGGCTTGCCGGCATCGATGCAGGCCCCGATTTTCGCAAGCCGATCGCGGACCGGATGTATATTTCGACGGCCGATGGCGGCGCGTCGATCACCGATGCCGTCATCGAGGCAAATGCATTGATTCAAGCCGGTCATATTCTCGCGGGATCGAAAGCGCCCGCTCCGGTCAAGAATGGAGCGCGGTTCAATTTCGAATTTCCCGGCAGTTTGCAGGGATTTTCCGTAACGTCCAGCGGACCGGCTTTTCTTCACGACGTTGAGATCGGCAACGTGGAAGGTCACAGCCGGGACGGCCGTCGCAGCCTTGCGATCGGCTTTCGGTGTCTGTCGCAGGGCCGGGTCGCGCGCGTTGCCACGCCGACGTTTTTCGACAAGGACGTCTTCACGATGCCGATCTATCAGCTTCTGGCGTGTCCGACCCTGTACTCGGGGCAGCACGTCGAATGCAGGGTTGAGGCCGAACCGGGCGCAAAGGACGTTTCGGTGCGTCTTTTTGCGAGCGTGTACAACGAGCGTGACGAGCTTGGCTATATCCATGGCGAGCGCCAGCCGTTGGCGCCAGGTGGCGAAACCATCCTGGCCTGGCGCGTTCCGGATAGCGGCGGCTATCCGATTTTTGAAATCGGCCTCGAACTTGAAACACAGGACTCGTTCGGAATCGATGGCAAGGCCTACCTCGATTATCTGACTTGGGCGGGCGCGCCCGAGGTCGAGCTTCGTCGGCCGGACAACAATCAGAGCACGATGTGGAAGCATGCCTGGGTGAATAATGTCAGCCAGTTTGAGACCCGTTGGGAGGGACTGCGCGTCGCCAACGGCGAAGGCATCGGTTTCATTTCGCAGGGCACACGGGACTGGCGCGACTACCGCGTCAGGTCAGAGATCACGCCGCTGCTCGCCAGATCGTGGGGCCTTGCTGCCCGGGTGCAGGGACGCGAACGCTACTATGCGCTGATGTTCGAGGCGGTCGATGGCGGTCGGGTCAAGCTCGTCAAGCGCGATCACGACGAGACCATCTTGGCCACGGATCGCTTCGGATGGGAGTTGGACCGGCCCTACGCCGTGGAATTGCGACTGCGCGGCACGGAGATCCAGGCCCTCATCGACGGCAAGGAGATGTTCCTGGTGCGCGATGAAGACGGACAGCCGCTGCGTGGCGGAGCGATCGGACTCGTCGTCGATACGGGATCGATCGCCACCCAGGCGGTTCACGTTTCTCCAATATGA